The following coding sequences lie in one Halarsenatibacter silvermanii genomic window:
- the grdD gene encoding glycine/sarcosine/betaine reductase complex component C subunit alpha, translated as MENKEKVAEALLEIADGLEKGDCKEKIRVGLTTPGSEHGEKELLKGARLADQKVDYIEPVLIGREKPAGIEHHSCQDLESAHTRMEKLLETGEIDCAVTLHYSFPLGTATVGRVIAPCSGQEMLIATTTGSSASDRVEAMVKNALAGLASAGALGIDEPELGILNVEGARKTEQKLLELQENGLGIKFAESARGDGGRVMRGNDLLLGSCDVMVCDTLTGNLLMKLFSAREGGGNREVVGFGYGPGIGEGQDGIIGIISRASGAAVISGAIKYIAEAKRGNLLEKYEKVLQEARTAGLEDILAEDRDEKTAGDEDISAPPEKNTDAEIAGLDVLDIEKARQSLWQEDIYAETGMGCSGPVVMVAREDQKAARSHLEKKGYI; from the coding sequence ATGGAAAATAAGGAAAAAGTGGCAGAGGCACTGCTGGAAATAGCTGATGGACTGGAAAAGGGCGACTGCAAAGAGAAAATACGGGTCGGGCTGACAACCCCCGGCAGCGAACACGGGGAAAAAGAACTGCTCAAAGGGGCCCGACTGGCCGATCAGAAAGTTGATTATATAGAGCCGGTTTTAATAGGGCGGGAGAAACCGGCAGGGATAGAACACCACAGCTGTCAGGATTTAGAAAGCGCCCACACCAGGATGGAGAAGCTTTTAGAAACCGGCGAGATAGACTGTGCTGTCACCCTCCATTACAGTTTCCCCCTGGGCACGGCCACAGTGGGCCGGGTGATCGCTCCCTGCAGCGGTCAGGAGATGCTCATCGCCACCACCACCGGTTCCAGCGCCTCCGACCGGGTTGAAGCCATGGTTAAAAATGCTCTGGCAGGGCTGGCCTCCGCCGGGGCTTTAGGCATAGATGAGCCTGAACTGGGTATTTTGAATGTGGAAGGAGCCCGGAAGACCGAGCAGAAACTGCTCGAGTTGCAGGAAAACGGCCTGGGGATAAAATTTGCAGAATCGGCGCGCGGCGACGGCGGCCGCGTTATGCGGGGCAACGATCTGCTGCTGGGCAGCTGCGATGTCATGGTCTGCGATACTCTGACCGGCAATCTATTGATGAAGCTTTTCTCCGCGCGGGAGGGCGGAGGAAACCGCGAAGTAGTCGGCTTTGGCTACGGTCCGGGCATAGGCGAAGGTCAGGACGGGATAATCGGTATCATCTCCCGCGCTTCCGGAGCTGCGGTTATCTCCGGCGCCATAAAATATATAGCAGAAGCAAAACGGGGAAATTTGCTTGAGAAATATGAAAAAGTGCTGCAGGAAGCTCGCACGGCCGGCCTGGAAGATATTTTAGCTGAAGACAGGGATGAAAAAACCGCCGGCGATGAAGATATCTCCGCGCCGCCCGAAAAGAACACGGATGCCGAGATCGCCGGCCTCGATGTTCTCGATATAGAAAAGGCCCGCCAGTCTCTCTGGCAGGAGGATATCTATGCCGAGACCGGCATGGGCTGTTCGGGCCCGGTGGTCATGGTAGCCAGGGAGGACCAAAAGGCAGCTCGCAGCCATCTTGAAAAAAAGGGATATATTTAA
- the trxA gene encoding thioredoxin TrxA has translation MLELDGDNFETEILEAEGLAVVDFWSESCEPCKELAPDFEELAEKYEEEARFATLDIQGNRRLALGQQVMGLPSIVIYEDGEKKEHLTGDDLTIDEVEDALQKYL, from the coding sequence ATGCTGGAACTGGATGGAGACAATTTCGAAACTGAAATTTTAGAAGCTGAAGGTTTGGCCGTGGTGGATTTTTGGAGCGAAAGCTGTGAGCCCTGCAAGGAGCTGGCCCCTGATTTTGAAGAACTGGCCGAGAAATATGAGGAGGAAGCCAGGTTCGCCACGCTCGATATCCAGGGGAACAGAAGGCTGGCCCTGGGTCAGCAGGTCATGGGCCTGCCCTCTATTGTAATTTACGAGGATGGCGAGAAAAAAGAACATTTGACCGGAGATGATCTGACCATAGATGAGGTTGAAGATGCGCTGCAGAAATATCTGTGA
- a CDS encoding iron-containing alcohol dehydrogenase → MPGEVKFASIEILPRIIEEKDLKKPLLVSDEGLKEVGLVKRAEDILNDEDIEFRTFLDVQPNPSIENVEDGYSRFEEYDCDSVICLGGGSPIDAAKSIAILAANDGDIIDYEGVHAVENSPVPIIAAPTTAGTGSEVTPVSVITDEENNFKFTIYSHKIIPEVSLLDPDLITSLPADIAASTGMDALTHAVEAYLSKVTNPFADALAEKAMELIGKNVRKFVADRKDNEAASSMLLGSMFAGLAFSWGRLGNVHAMAEPLGVYFDIPHGTANAVLLPVVLDYNALADKGKYRRIYNYISRKEAEGFSPGLLAEKVYELNEKLGNPGSLSELDVDPDCIPEMAEDAMKSGNVKINPRQTDFDDICRLYQKAL, encoded by the coding sequence GTGCCCGGGGAAGTTAAATTCGCGAGCATTGAAATATTGCCCCGAATTATAGAGGAGAAGGATCTAAAAAAACCACTGCTGGTTTCGGATGAAGGCTTAAAAGAAGTGGGGCTGGTAAAAAGGGCAGAGGATATTTTAAACGATGAGGATATTGAGTTTAGAACATTTTTAGATGTGCAGCCGAACCCTTCGATCGAAAACGTCGAGGATGGATACAGCCGGTTTGAGGAATATGACTGTGATTCAGTTATCTGTCTGGGAGGAGGAAGTCCGATAGATGCTGCCAAATCAATTGCGATTCTCGCCGCCAATGATGGTGATATAATCGATTATGAAGGCGTGCACGCGGTTGAGAACTCACCGGTTCCGATAATAGCGGCTCCCACAACAGCAGGGACCGGCAGCGAGGTCACCCCGGTTTCTGTTATAACCGATGAGGAGAATAATTTTAAATTCACAATATACAGCCATAAAATAATCCCGGAAGTTTCGCTGCTCGATCCGGATTTAATCACCAGCCTGCCGGCCGATATAGCTGCCTCTACCGGCATGGATGCGCTGACTCATGCCGTCGAGGCCTATCTATCAAAAGTTACAAATCCATTTGCCGACGCTTTAGCGGAAAAAGCGATGGAACTGATAGGAAAAAATGTGAGGAAGTTTGTCGCGGACAGGAAAGATAATGAAGCAGCCTCCAGTATGCTGCTGGGGAGCATGTTCGCAGGTCTGGCCTTTTCCTGGGGCAGGCTGGGTAATGTCCATGCCATGGCTGAACCCCTGGGAGTATATTTTGATATTCCTCACGGAACAGCAAACGCTGTGCTGCTGCCGGTCGTGCTGGATTATAACGCCCTGGCAGATAAGGGAAAATACAGGAGAATATATAATTATATCAGCAGAAAAGAGGCGGAGGGATTTTCACCCGGGCTTTTAGCAGAAAAAGTATATGAGCTAAATGAGAAACTGGGAAATCCCGGCTCTTTATCGGAGCTGGATGTTGACCCTGATTGTATTCCCGAGATGGCAGAAGATGCCATGAAAAGCGGGAACGTGAAGATCAATCCCCGGCAGACAGACTTTGATGATATATGTCGGTTATATCAAAAGGCACTTTGA
- the trxB gene encoding thioredoxin-disulfide reductase, which yields MDKIYDLVIAGGGPAGLSAAVYAARSKLKTLVLESDSAGGQLTDYEEMENYPGFTDITAPELAKNFKEHARKFGALTADGEVQRLDLESSPKKVMTKDGKTYHTRSILIATGAEPRKLDIPGEKELQGRGVSYCATCDAEFFVDLDVMVVGNGNSAVEEAIYLTNFARRVTLVVIHEEGKMDADSLFQERAYENDKIDFVWNSTLKRIEGDQMVDKAVVENIRTGELQKLDYDGIFIFVGREPSTEILEDTGVELDQSGYIVTDEGMRTNVPGVYAAGDVRQKPVRQVITAAGDGATAAVECQKYLEATEHWRENVLDTESEVIVFFWSPTDDDSLEAMRLLEELEIEEKTDKELVRIDAYGNDFIPDRYGVEEIPTVITIAGGEEKERIIRPTAKDLEGLLA from the coding sequence TTGGATAAAATTTATGATCTGGTGATAGCAGGCGGCGGTCCGGCCGGGCTTTCCGCGGCGGTGTATGCCGCGCGCTCGAAGTTAAAGACGCTGGTTTTAGAAAGCGACAGCGCCGGCGGACAGCTGACCGATTATGAGGAGATGGAAAATTATCCGGGTTTTACGGATATCACGGCCCCGGAACTGGCCAAAAATTTCAAAGAACACGCCCGAAAATTTGGCGCTTTGACCGCCGATGGTGAAGTTCAGAGGCTGGATCTGGAGAGTTCTCCTAAAAAAGTGATGACCAAAGACGGCAAAACCTATCATACCCGCAGCATATTAATCGCCACCGGCGCAGAACCCAGAAAACTGGACATACCGGGCGAGAAAGAGCTGCAGGGACGCGGTGTCTCCTACTGCGCCACCTGCGATGCCGAATTTTTTGTCGATCTCGATGTGATGGTTGTCGGCAACGGCAACTCGGCCGTGGAAGAGGCTATTTATCTGACCAATTTCGCCCGCCGGGTGACTCTTGTTGTTATCCACGAGGAAGGAAAAATGGATGCCGACAGTCTGTTTCAGGAAAGAGCCTATGAAAACGATAAAATCGACTTCGTCTGGAATTCCACCCTCAAACGCATAGAGGGCGATCAGATGGTGGATAAGGCTGTGGTGGAAAATATCAGAACCGGAGAGCTGCAAAAACTCGATTATGACGGTATTTTTATCTTTGTAGGCCGGGAACCGAGCACCGAAATTCTGGAGGATACCGGCGTAGAACTCGATCAATCCGGTTATATAGTCACCGATGAGGGTATGCGGACAAATGTGCCGGGAGTCTATGCTGCCGGGGATGTCCGCCAGAAGCCCGTACGCCAGGTTATCACCGCTGCCGGAGACGGGGCCACAGCCGCAGTCGAGTGCCAGAAATATCTGGAGGCGACAGAACACTGGCGTGAAAACGTGCTGGATACCGAATCTGAGGTGATCGTTTTCTTCTGGAGCCCCACCGATGACGACAGTCTGGAAGCGATGCGGCTGCTGGAAGAGCTGGAAATCGAGGAAAAAACAGATAAAGAGCTGGTCAGGATAGATGCCTACGGCAACGATTTCATCCCCGACCGTTATGGCGTGGAAGAGATCCCGACAGTGATAACCATAGCTGGTGGAGAAGAAAAAGAAAGAATTATACGTCCCACAGCGAAGGATCTGGAAGGTCTTCTGGCCTGA
- the grdC gene encoding glycine/sarcosine/betaine reductase complex component C subunit beta — protein MSKAVIDGSSYVLAHTPNILKAGGTTQTEARKNGRQDYLDKLDNYLRDFEECRRYAPNQAYIGGILPEELEEIETPWYEQDNLLTGEQGGRFSSRGEIMPEDEFYALMQAVDVFDLVLLAENFCRKIESKIEDHPVLKNMDFEPESSGLAEIEELIEDGRAEPLRWQGELIGCVKEAHGEDKNLSAHVMLENIAAKASGVLAMKHLAAGGLDLDGIDYVIECSEEACGDMNQRGGGNFAKAIAEKAGCMNASGSDVRGFCAAPAHALMQAAALVEADIYDRVAVVAGGAVAKLGMNGEAHLEEDMPVLEDTLGGFAFSVSSDDGESPVLRTDITGRHTVGRGSSPQAVISALVTDALDRADLSLTDVDKYSVEMQNPEVTEPAGAGNVPESNYKMIAALGVKRGDLEKQEMMNFVDEHGMPGFAPTQGHIPSGVPFIGPAAEMMEKGELERALIIGKGSLFLGRITNQFDGISFLLERNSGEIDDDGGPEAGGEIDKEEIKNIIAQSMRDIGERLRQESE, from the coding sequence ATGAGCAAAGCTGTGATAGACGGCAGCAGCTATGTGCTGGCCCATACGCCGAATATTCTTAAGGCAGGCGGAACAACTCAGACTGAAGCCCGCAAGAACGGCAGACAGGATTATCTCGATAAGCTCGATAACTATCTGCGCGATTTTGAGGAGTGCAGACGTTACGCACCCAACCAGGCCTATATCGGCGGCATTCTGCCGGAGGAGCTGGAGGAGATCGAGACTCCCTGGTACGAGCAGGATAATCTGCTTACCGGTGAGCAGGGCGGCCGATTCAGCTCCCGGGGAGAGATAATGCCCGAAGACGAATTTTACGCTCTCATGCAGGCGGTCGATGTTTTTGATCTGGTTTTGCTGGCCGAGAATTTCTGCCGCAAAATCGAGTCTAAAATCGAGGACCATCCCGTCCTCAAGAATATGGATTTCGAGCCTGAGAGCTCCGGACTGGCAGAGATCGAAGAGCTTATCGAGGATGGCAGGGCTGAACCGCTTCGCTGGCAGGGGGAGCTGATCGGCTGTGTGAAAGAGGCTCACGGCGAGGATAAAAATCTTTCCGCCCATGTCATGCTGGAAAACATCGCCGCCAAGGCCAGCGGAGTTCTGGCCATGAAACACCTGGCTGCCGGCGGCCTGGATTTGGACGGGATAGATTATGTCATCGAATGTTCGGAGGAAGCCTGCGGAGACATGAATCAGCGCGGCGGCGGCAACTTCGCCAAGGCGATAGCCGAAAAAGCCGGCTGCATGAACGCCAGCGGCAGCGATGTGCGCGGTTTCTGTGCTGCTCCTGCTCATGCTCTGATGCAGGCAGCCGCTCTGGTAGAAGCCGATATCTATGATAGGGTGGCCGTGGTGGCAGGAGGAGCTGTGGCCAAGCTGGGCATGAACGGAGAAGCACACCTGGAGGAAGATATGCCCGTACTGGAAGATACTCTGGGCGGTTTTGCCTTTTCCGTAAGCAGCGATGACGGTGAAAGCCCGGTGCTGCGTACCGATATAACCGGCAGGCACACAGTCGGCAGAGGTTCCTCTCCTCAGGCTGTCATCAGCGCGCTGGTCACCGATGCTCTCGATCGGGCCGACCTCTCCCTTACCGACGTCGATAAATATTCTGTCGAGATGCAAAACCCTGAGGTAACCGAGCCTGCCGGCGCCGGCAACGTGCCCGAGTCGAACTACAAAATGATAGCCGCTCTGGGCGTAAAGCGCGGCGATCTCGAAAAGCAGGAGATGATGAATTTCGTCGATGAACACGGAATGCCGGGATTTGCTCCCACTCAGGGTCATATTCCCTCCGGGGTTCCCTTTATCGGTCCGGCGGCAGAGATGATGGAGAAAGGAGAGCTGGAAAGAGCGCTGATCATCGGCAAGGGCAGCCTCTTTTTGGGCCGAATAACCAATCAATTCGACGGGATTTCCTTTCTGCTGGAGAGAAACTCCGGCGAGATCGACGATGATGGAGGACCTGAAGCCGGAGGTGAGATCGATAAAGAGGAGATCAAAAATATAATAGCTCAATCTATGAGAGATATAGGCGAGCGGCTCCGCCAGGAGAGCGAGTGA